DNA sequence from the Gordonia polyisoprenivorans genome:
GCAGGCATATCTGCGTCGCACCGAGGACGACTGCACCGAGTTCGCGGCCTCCGGCGCGCGAATCCGGTTGTGCAAGGGCGCCTACGCCGAGCCGGCGGCTCTCGCCTATCCCGACCGCTCCCAGATCGATGAGGCCTATCTGCGGTGTCTGCGAATCCTGATGAAGGGCAACGGGTATCCGATGGTCGCCAGCCACGATCCGACGATGATCGCAGCGGCCCGCCACCTTGCCGTCGAGGTCGGCCGCGCCCCCGACAGCTGGGAACACCAGATGCTCTATGGGATTCGCGCCGATGAGCAGCATCGTCTCGCCGCCCAGGGCGCGCGGGTGCGTGTCTACATCCCCTACGGCCAGGAATGGTACGGCTACTTCGTCCGGCGTCTCGCTGAGAAGCCTGCCAACCTCGGGTTCTTCCTGCGGGCGCTCGCGGAGTAGGACTCGGGGCGGCAGCTCAGAGCGGCTGCGCGCGCCGGACCTGATCGGCGGCGCGGGCCGCGTCGAGGTCGACGTCGGCGGTGATCACCGCCGGTCCAACCCGCAGGACCCCCGAGGTCAGCGGCTGGGCGCGCAGTCCGCCGCGCCCGATGAGTGCCTTGCGCACGCCGTCGCCGGCCATGGTGTCCATCCAGGAACACGGATGTGCCGGCCGGCCACCGCGGAACCGGATGGGGCCGTCGCCGGTGTCGACCTCGAATTCGACGCCGCGTAGCGGGTCGAGTTCGAGACCGCGCACGACGATGTTGCGCCGGGCCAGCACCGGGTCGGCGTCACCGGCCGCGGCCTGCCACGCCTCGATCGCGAGGAACGTCACCGCGGCCTCGGTGTGGGCGCGCACGCCGAAGAACCGGTCGCCACGAATGCCTTTGTCGGCGACCACATCGACGTGATCGGGGGTGTGGGTCGCCACGTCGTCGGCGGGGCCGTCCTTGGACCGGCCGAAGTAGGCGTGTCGGGGTGACACGACCAGCGACTCGATCTCGACGTCATACCGCACCTCACCCAGCGTAGGCGCACCGAGGTGTGCGCTACCGCCGATCCTCCGGCGGAATGTAGTGCAACCCGCGGAACACCGCGCTGCCGGCGAACACCGAGGCATCGAGATCGACCCCGCGATGTCTGGCCATCCGCAACGCGAGTCGCAACAGCATCTTGATGTCGCGCGGGGTGATGTCGGGGAAGCCGCCGACGAGGTCGTCGAGTAGTTCCTCTCCGAGGATGACGTCGTTGCCCGCGGCGAGGATCTGCCACACCTGGCGGGCGTCCTTGGGTCCGGGTGGCTGGTATTCGATGACCGCGGCACACCGGGCGAGGATCGCCTCGTCGACGCCGTCGATCCGGTTGGTGGTGAGGAACAGCAGTCCGTCGAAGTACTCGAGGGTGCGCAGGAACTCGGCGACGATCGCGTTCTGCGACAGGTCCATTCCGCGTTCCATGACGAAGACGTCGGCCTCGTCGAGCAGCAACACCGCATCCCACCGCTTGGCGCGGTCGAAGATCACCTCGAGATTCTTGCGCACCAATTCCGGTGTCACACCCAGTGATCCGGAGTGGATCGAGTACAGCGGACGTGCGGTGACCTCGGCGTACACCTCGGCGGTCAGTGTCTTGCCGACGCCGGGGCGCCCCTTGGCCAGGATCACGTTGCCCGCCGATTTCCCGTCGATGATGTCGCCGGTGAACACCGAGATGTCGGTGGTGAGGATGTTGAGGAGTTCTCGCTGATCGTCAGGCAGCACCAGCTTGTCCTGCAGATGCGCATCGTAGGCGTAGTCGACGAGGTCGCCGGTGTTGACGTCGAGGAAATCCTGTGCGCCCAAATCGAACACGCGGACCGCGGTGATCACCGGGACCGGCCCGTAGTCGTCGGAACCGAACAGGATCGACGGCGCCACCATGCGCAGCGCCGCGATCTCGCTCGGTGCGACGTCGTGGACCACCTTGCGGTTCTCCCGCTTGTTGGGCGCGCGGTAGTCGTCGGTGCGGATCACCCGGCCGGTGTAGCGGTACTGCTTACCGAACCCGTCGTCGATGATCCGCTGATACTGCTCACGACGAGTCCGGTACTCCGCCTTGAGTTCCGGGGTTTCCTTGTAGGCGCCGCCGGCCGCCAGGACGTCACCGGGGGTCTTGCCGACCACCTCGGTCTCCTCGAAGTAGAGCACCTTGGGTTTGCACGACGGACGCTTCACCGTGGCGTTGTCGGCCTCCATGGTGAACTTGATCCGCGGACCGTGGGTGCGGTCGGCGTGTTCGAGCGTCAGGTCCATGACGAGATAGGGATGCAGATAGCCGTCGGATTCACGGACGTAGAGCCAGCCGTCGATGAGATCGTGGCGCAGGAAGGTTCGGAAGATCTCGGTCGCCGCGTCGATGTGCGGGATGCGCGGGAAGCTACCGGCGCGGGCCGAGATGATCGCGGTGACCGCCCTGGCGAAGGAGTCCTCGCCCGCACCACCGGCGGTGTCGACGAGATCGGCGAGCGCCGCGTCGGTGAGATCGCGGTCGGTGATCCCGATCTCGGCCGAACGCCACGAACCCGCTTGTGCGCGTACCGCTGTGAGGTCCGGTGACGAGGTGGCCGCGACAACGGCGGTGGGTGCGACGAGCACGGTGGACTCCTTCGCTTCTGGTGAGGTCGGTCTTATTGCCTGCGATCAGGCCTCGGGATCGAGGACGAAATCGTATTCGGTGACGTAGCCCTCGCCGTTCGGGTTGTCCTTGACGTCGAGCATCAGCTCGGGCTTGACCGCCGAGGCGATGTCGTCTCCGTTGTGCGGGTCGCCGGGGAAGTACAGCTGCGAGGTGATCAGCTGATGGCCGGGCGCGCTGACCTTGAAGTGCAGGTGAGCCGGACGCCAGGCGTGCCAGCCGGCGGCGGCGATGAGCTGGCCGCATGCACCGTCGGTGGGGATCATGTACGGCGCCGGACGCAGCGTGTGGATCTCGAAACGCCCGTCCTCGTTGGCGATCCAGGTGCCACGCAGGTTCCACTCGGGCAGGCCCGGGGCGAACTGCGAGTAGAAACCGAGATCATCGGCGTGCCACAGCTCCAGGCGCGCACCGGCGAGCGGGGCGCCGTCGACGGCGCGCACCTGCCCGGCGAACACCAGCGGATCACCGGGCTCGTCGTCGCGCATGGGAATGGTTCCGTTCCACGGCAACTCGGGTGATCCCTCGATGTAGTAGGGGCCCTCGATGGTGCCCTTGCTGCCCTCGCGGTGCTCGTTGGCGACCTCTTCCACCGAGTGCTCGAGCCACACATCGAGGAACAGCGGCCACTCGCCGTCGGCGCCGACCTTGATCAGCCACGCCTTGAGCGCGTTGTACTCCTCGTAGGACACCTTGTCCTCGAGGACGATGTCGTTGATTCCCTTGATCACCTTGCTGGCAAGGTAATTCACGCGTGCGGTGTCGATGACGCCGGCGCGGCCGCCCGCGGTGGCCATACGCTCGGCGAAACGCGCCGACGCGTTCGCGCCGGATTCGGCGGCCTTGGCGTTGACCTCGGTATCGAAGCTGGTGTCGGTCATGATGGGTACTCCTTGTTGACGGGCTGGGTTGATGGGGCTCGATGGTGTTGCGATTGTTGGGTTTACGGGATCAACCCGCGTTGATGTCGGAAGGGTGGGTGGCCAGCGGGGTCACCGAGATGTCCATGTAGGCGAAGAGCGGGAGTCCGGACAAGATCGTGTGCAACTCGTCGTGGTCGGCCACGTCGAAGATCGAGTAGTTGGAGTACTCGCCGACGATCCGCCAGATGTGCGGCCACTTGCCCGACCGTTGCAGCTCTTGTGAATACGCCTTTTCACGCGCCACGGTGTCGGCCCGCACCTCGGGGTCGAGATCGTGGGGGATGTTGACGTCCATCCGGACGTGATAGATCATGCGCGTCTCCTATCGGTCGACTCGGTAGCGGGCGAGTTTGTCGGGGTCGATCTCGATGCCGATGCCGGCGTTCGGGCTGGTGTGCAGGTAACCGTCCCGGATCTGTAGGGGTTCGGCGAGCAGGTCGTCGCTCATGTCGAGGAAATTCGACAGTTCGCCGGCGTAGCGGGAGGTCAGTTCGTGGGCCGCGCCGAACGCCAGGGTGCAAGCGGTGCCGACCTGACCGTCGATCTGATTGCCCATCACCACGTCGATGCCGAGTCCCTCGGCGAGGTGATGTACCCGCCGTGACCACGTGAAGCCGGTGCGGGCGGTCTTGATGCTGATCGCGGTGGCCGAGCCGCCGAGGATCTCGCGGGTGACGTCGGCGGCGGTGGGCACCGACTCGTCGGCGATGAACGGCACGTCGAGGTGCTCGACGAGCCAACGCCGGCCGACGACGTCGTCGGCGGGGCACAGTTCCTCGGCGAAGAGCAGATCGAGGTCGGCCATGTCCTTCATGGCGCGCAACGACTCCGACGACGACCAGCCGCGGTTGCCGTCGACGTAGAGTTCGATCTCGTCGCCGAATCGCTCACGCAATGCGCGCACCACGGCGGTGTCGAGGCCGATCGGTCGGCGCCCGACCTTGACCTTGAAGGTCGCGATCCCGTAGTTCTCGCGCATCTTCTCCGCCTCGGCGACCATGGTGGCCGGCTCGTCGAAGCCGAGCATGTGACTGACCCGCAGGCGATCGGTGTAGCGGCCGAGCAGGTCGGTCACCGGCATCTGCAGGGTCTTGCCCAGGGCGTCCCAGATCGCCATGTCCACAGCGGCTTTCGCGGTGGGATTGCCGATGGTCCGGTTGATACGGGCGACCATCATCTCGCGGTCGAGCAGCGTGAGCCCGGCCAATTGCGGGGCGAACACGGTCTCGATGACGGCGACGATCCCGCACTGGGTCTCGCCGTAGGTGAACGGACGCGGGGGTGCCTCGGCGACACCGACGATCCCGTCGTCGGTGTGGACGCGAACCAGGACGTGCTCGGCGACCGACACCTCGCCGGAGGCGAACCGCAAGGGTTTGCGGTAGGGAATGGCGAACGGAATCGCCTCGATCTCGATGATTTTCACAGTTGTTCTCCCAGCGGGGCGGACGAGGGAAGCACGGCGGACAGGTCGAAGGCGTTGCTGATGACCCGTGCCACCGATTCGACGACGGGGTTGGTCTCTCCGGCGTTCCAGGCCAGGGCGACCTCGGTGCTGCCGGCGTCGGCGAGGTCGCGAATCACCAAGCCCTCCATGGGAAGTGCGCGGACCGAGGCCGGCAGCACGGCGACTCCGAGACCCGCCGCGACCAGCGCGAGCAGGACCGGGGTGCCCGACGCCTCATGCGCACGTTGCGGCACGAAACCGGCTCGGCGGCAAGCGCGCAGCGTCGCGTCGTTGACCGCGGAATCACGGCTGTCGTACATCACGAACGGCTCGTTGCGCAGATCGGTGGTGGCGATGACGGGTTCGACGGCGAGGCGGTGATCGGCGGAGACCACCAGGACCACCGACTCGACGTCGATGGTGCGCAGTTCGATGCCGTCACCGACCACCGGTGGGCGCAACACACCGAGGTCGATCTCGCCCGACTGCAGCGCCGCGCATTGCATCGGGGTGAGCATGTCGGAGGAGATCTGCAGCTCCACATCCGGCAGGGCCTGTTTGACCGCGCGCGCGATCCGCGGCAGGTGTGAGAAGGCGGCGATGCCGGTGAGTCCCAGACGCACCAGCCCGCTGCGCCCGGCTGCGATCCGCCGTACGCCTTCCATGGCCGCATCGACGTCGTCGAGGATGCGTGCGGCCTCGCCCTGCAGGTACTCCCCTGCCGGGGTCAGCGCGACCTGGCGTGTGGTGCGGGCGAACAGGGTGACATCGAGCTCGGATTCGAGCTGGCGGATCGCATACGACAGCGCCGGCTGTGCGACGTGCAGCATCGCGGCTGCCTGACCGAAGTGGCAGGTCTCGGCGACAGCGGCGAAATACCTGAGGTGACGGAGCTCCATGTCGTCCTCCTTCCCTGTCTCGAGTGAACGAACCTGATCAATCGGGCGCATGTGATCGACACCACGTATCAATCACGGTAGATCCGCGATCCATACGAGACAAGGACACGTATTCCGTCGATTGAGCTGCTCTCTTTATCAATCAGATGCCGGGTCAGGACTGGGGTTAATGCCGGTGTGATGGGTGACACGTGCTGCGAGAGTCGAAACACAGCCCACACCCAGGAGGTAGCCATGACCGTCACCGATCGGCCCGACCACTCGACTCCCGAGGCGTTCTCGACCGTCGTTCCCGCGGCACCGTCGGAGCACGTCCGCTCGGTACTGTCCGAGGCCGTCATCGACGATCGCGACGCCGGCATCTACCGGGCGAACCGACGCATCTTCACCGACGAGGAGATCTTCGAGCTCGAGATGCGCCACATCTTCGAGGGCAACTGGATCTATCTGGCCCACGAGAGCCAGGTCGCCAACCCCGGCGACTACTTCACCACCTACATCGGTCGCCAACCGGTGATGATCACCCGCGGCAAGGACGGCGAGCTGCACTGCCTGATCAACGCGTGCGCACACCGCGGGGCGATGATCTGCCGCCGCAAGACCGACAATCGGATGACGCTGACCTGCCCGTTCCACGGGTGGACCTTCCGCAACGACGGCACCCTGCTGAAGGTGAAGGATCCCGACGGCGCCGGCTACCCGGACACGTTCAACGTCAACGGTTCTCACAATCTGACCACGGTGGCGAAGTTCGGCAACTATCGCGGATTCCTGTTCGGTAGCCTCAATCCCGACGTGCTGCCACTCGAGGAGCATCTCGGCGACACCCGCACCGTCATCGACATGCTGGTCGACCAGTCACCCGAGGGCCTCGAGGTGCTGCGCGGCTCGTCGACCTACACCTACGACGGCAACTGGAAGGTGCAGGCGGAGAACGGCGCCGACGGCTATCACGTGACGGCGACCCACTGGAACTACGCGGCGACGACCTCACGGCGCAACACCGGCGAATCCAAGAACGACACCAAGGCCCTCAACGCCGGCGGGTGGGGCAAGTCCGGCGGCGGGTACTGGTCGTTCCCGCACGGACACCTGTGCCTGTGGACGTGGGCGGCCAACCCGCAGGACCGTCCGCTGTGGGACAAGATGGACGAGCTCAAGGCGAAGTTCGGCGACGCCAAGGGCGAATTCATGGTGAAGGGGTCACGCAATCTGTGCCTGTACCCGAATGTGTATCTGATGGACCAGTTCTCGACGCAGATCCGCCACTTCCGGCCGATCGCGCCGGACAAGACCGAGGTGACGATCTACTGCATCGCACCCAAGGGTGAGAGCGACACCGCCCGCGCACACCGCATCCGCCAGTACGAGGACTTCTTCAACGCCTCCGGCATGGCGACCCCGGACGACCTCGAGGAGTTCCGCTCCTGCCAGTTGACCTTCCACGCCACTGCCGCACCGTGGAACGACATGAGCCGCGGTGCGCAACACTGGCTCTCGGGCCCCGACCCGGTGGCGCAGAGCCTGGGCATGACCGAGATCGTCTCGGCGGGAAAGAAGAACGAGGACGAGGGGCTCTATCCCGTCCAGCACGGCTACTGGCTGGAGACCATGCGAGCCGCCGTCGCCGAAGAAGAGGCCGCCACGCGTCAGGCGTGAGCGACGAGCCGACCTCCCAGCCCACTTTCGTTCGCAGAAGGCAGATCCCAATGACCACCGAATCCCTGTCCACCCCGTCTCCATCCACCCCCTCGCCATCCAACAAGGCCGGCACCACGCTGATCACCCAGAACATGATCGAGCAGTTCCTCTACCGCGAGGCCCGCTACCTCGACGACCGCGAGTTCGAGAAGTGGCTCGAGTGTTACGCCGACGACGTCGTCTACTGGATGCCGGCGTGGGACGACGATGACCGTCTGGTCGAGAACCCGCAGCGCGAGATCTCACTCATCTACTACGCCAACAAGGGTGGCCTCGAGGACCGGGTGTTCCGGATTCGCACCGAACGCTCCTCGGCGACTTCACTTCCCGAGCCGCGCACCAGTCACAACATCAGCAACGTCGAGGTCATCGAGCGGCGCGGCGATCTCGTCGACGTCCGATTC
Encoded proteins:
- a CDS encoding molybdenum cofactor biosysynthesis protein, with the translated sequence MRYDVEIESLVVSPRHAYFGRSKDGPADDVATHTPDHVDVVADKGIRGDRFFGVRAHTEAAVTFLAIEAWQAAAGDADPVLARRNIVVRGLELDPLRGVEFEVDTGDGPIRFRGGRPAHPCSWMDTMAGDGVRKALIGRGGLRAQPLTSGVLRVGPAVITADVDLDAARAADQVRRAQPL
- a CDS encoding AAA family ATPase — encoded protein: MLVAPTAVVAATSSPDLTAVRAQAGSWRSAEIGITDRDLTDAALADLVDTAGGAGEDSFARAVTAIISARAGSFPRIPHIDAATEIFRTFLRHDLIDGWLYVRESDGYLHPYLVMDLTLEHADRTHGPRIKFTMEADNATVKRPSCKPKVLYFEETEVVGKTPGDVLAAGGAYKETPELKAEYRTRREQYQRIIDDGFGKQYRYTGRVIRTDDYRAPNKRENRKVVHDVAPSEIAALRMVAPSILFGSDDYGPVPVITAVRVFDLGAQDFLDVNTGDLVDYAYDAHLQDKLVLPDDQRELLNILTTDISVFTGDIIDGKSAGNVILAKGRPGVGKTLTAEVYAEVTARPLYSIHSGSLGVTPELVRKNLEVIFDRAKRWDAVLLLDEADVFVMERGMDLSQNAIVAEFLRTLEYFDGLLFLTTNRIDGVDEAILARCAAVIEYQPPGPKDARQVWQILAAGNDVILGEELLDDLVGGFPDITPRDIKMLLRLALRMARHRGVDLDASVFAGSAVFRGLHYIPPEDRR
- the catA gene encoding catechol 1,2-dioxygenase, whose protein sequence is MTDTSFDTEVNAKAAESGANASARFAERMATAGGRAGVIDTARVNYLASKVIKGINDIVLEDKVSYEEYNALKAWLIKVGADGEWPLFLDVWLEHSVEEVANEHREGSKGTIEGPYYIEGSPELPWNGTIPMRDDEPGDPLVFAGQVRAVDGAPLAGARLELWHADDLGFYSQFAPGLPEWNLRGTWIANEDGRFEIHTLRPAPYMIPTDGACGQLIAAAGWHAWRPAHLHFKVSAPGHQLITSQLYFPGDPHNGDDIASAVKPELMLDVKDNPNGEGYVTEYDFVLDPEA
- the catC gene encoding muconolactone Delta-isomerase yields the protein MIYHVRMDVNIPHDLDPEVRADTVAREKAYSQELQRSGKWPHIWRIVGEYSNYSIFDVADHDELHTILSGLPLFAYMDISVTPLATHPSDINAG
- a CDS encoding mandelate racemase/muconate lactonizing enzyme family protein, encoding MKIIEIEAIPFAIPYRKPLRFASGEVSVAEHVLVRVHTDDGIVGVAEAPPRPFTYGETQCGIVAVIETVFAPQLAGLTLLDREMMVARINRTIGNPTAKAAVDMAIWDALGKTLQMPVTDLLGRYTDRLRVSHMLGFDEPATMVAEAEKMRENYGIATFKVKVGRRPIGLDTAVVRALRERFGDEIELYVDGNRGWSSSESLRAMKDMADLDLLFAEELCPADDVVGRRWLVEHLDVPFIADESVPTAADVTREILGGSATAISIKTARTGFTWSRRVHHLAEGLGIDVVMGNQIDGQVGTACTLAFGAAHELTSRYAGELSNFLDMSDDLLAEPLQIRDGYLHTSPNAGIGIEIDPDKLARYRVDR
- a CDS encoding LysR substrate-binding domain-containing protein, whose protein sequence is MELRHLRYFAAVAETCHFGQAAAMLHVAQPALSYAIRQLESELDVTLFARTTRQVALTPAGEYLQGEAARILDDVDAAMEGVRRIAAGRSGLVRLGLTGIAAFSHLPRIARAVKQALPDVELQISSDMLTPMQCAALQSGEIDLGVLRPPVVGDGIELRTIDVESVVLVVSADHRLAVEPVIATTDLRNEPFVMYDSRDSAVNDATLRACRRAGFVPQRAHEASGTPVLLALVAAGLGVAVLPASVRALPMEGLVIRDLADAGSTEVALAWNAGETNPVVESVARVISNAFDLSAVLPSSAPLGEQL
- the benA gene encoding benzoate 1,2-dioxygenase large subunit gives rise to the protein MTVTDRPDHSTPEAFSTVVPAAPSEHVRSVLSEAVIDDRDAGIYRANRRIFTDEEIFELEMRHIFEGNWIYLAHESQVANPGDYFTTYIGRQPVMITRGKDGELHCLINACAHRGAMICRRKTDNRMTLTCPFHGWTFRNDGTLLKVKDPDGAGYPDTFNVNGSHNLTTVAKFGNYRGFLFGSLNPDVLPLEEHLGDTRTVIDMLVDQSPEGLEVLRGSSTYTYDGNWKVQAENGADGYHVTATHWNYAATTSRRNTGESKNDTKALNAGGWGKSGGGYWSFPHGHLCLWTWAANPQDRPLWDKMDELKAKFGDAKGEFMVKGSRNLCLYPNVYLMDQFSTQIRHFRPIAPDKTEVTIYCIAPKGESDTARAHRIRQYEDFFNASGMATPDDLEEFRSCQLTFHATAAPWNDMSRGAQHWLSGPDPVAQSLGMTEIVSAGKKNEDEGLYPVQHGYWLETMRAAVAEEEAATRQA
- the benB gene encoding benzoate 1,2-dioxygenase small subunit, which gives rise to MTTESLSTPSPSTPSPSNKAGTTLITQNMIEQFLYREARYLDDREFEKWLECYADDVVYWMPAWDDDDRLVENPQREISLIYYANKGGLEDRVFRIRTERSSATSLPEPRTSHNISNVEVIERRGDLVDVRFNWHTMYFRYHTVDPYYGTSFYTIDFSGESPLIRRKTVVLKNDYIHHVVDVYHF